In Gossypium arboreum isolate Shixiya-1 chromosome 5, ASM2569848v2, whole genome shotgun sequence, a single genomic region encodes these proteins:
- the LOC108489891 gene encoding mitogen-activated protein kinase kinase kinase 1-like — MHYLPRFFSRRSAMYSKRSRSKPRLERRNAAKHIDYDAASFSSSLDDTSSSSSLITRSLDLSDKTSFRIQGTEGEFDLICRTLGLSGPEDFSIPAAAWESRKIRSSSDLLPRSRLNRLDSPEEETGKIILEDGTEVTVSELTDRVLASALTEDDSPELKLNECCCDDRNLVDVATSTELKSNACWVSNVVDGGGNYGIKGIRPPGLKPPPVMKLPVVDSACSTWDLFRDFAPEDDRGCIVQVHLHSSSDEEEVKGEKDRGNEENAKEEDNSMRMGETAVLSESCSFITSNDDDSSSSTTEPMSNISPNGRFKRTITYWEKGELLGRGSFGSVFEGISDDGFFFAVKEVSLLDQGSQGKQSIIQLEHEIALLSQFEHENIVQYYGTDKDQSKLYIFLELVTKGSLLNLYQRYHLRDSQVSAYTRQILHGLKYLHDQNVVHRDIKCANILVDASGSVKLSDFGLAKATKFNDVKSCKGTAFWMAPEVVNRKGQGYGLPADIWSLGCTVLEMLTRQIPYYYLEHMQALFRIGRGEPPAVPDSLSKDARDFILQCLQVNPDARPTAAKLLQHPFVKRSFPTHSGSASPHLGRRI; from the exons ATGCATTACCTACCTCGATTCTTTAGTCGTAGAAGCGCGATGTATTCGAAGAGGAGCCGGAGTAAGCCGAGACTCGAGCGCCGCAATGCAGCGAAGCACATCGACTACGATGCAGCGTCGTTTTCTTCGTCTCTCGATGATACCTCTTCATCTTCTTCTCTAATCACGCGATCGCTCGATTTGTCCGATAAAACCAGCTTCCGTATCCAAGGAACAGAGGGAGAGTTCGACCTTATTTGTCGGACCTTGGGCCTTTCTGGTCCTGAAGATTTTTCCATTCCAGCCGCCGCTTGGGAGTCCCGTAAAATTCGATCCTCGTCGGATCTTCTGCCTCGGTCCAGATTGAACCGGCTGGATAGTCCTGAGGAAGAGACAGGCAAGATAATTTTAGAAGACGGCACTGAAGTAACAGTCTCTGAATTAACTGATAGGGTTTTGGCTTCTGCTTTGACCGAAGATGACTCGCCCGAGTTGAAGTTAAACGAGTGCTGCTGTGATGATAGAAACTTGGTCGATGTTGCTACTTCAACTGAATTGAAGTCAAACGCATGCTGGGTTTCGAATGTTGTCGATGGAGGAGGGAATTATGGAATTAAAGGGATTAGGCCACCGGGTTTAAAGCCGCCGCCGGTGATGAAGCTACCGGTAGTCGATAGCGCTTGCTCAACTTGGGATCTGTTTAGGGATTTCGCCCCCGAAGATGATAGAGGGTGTATAGTTCAGGTTCACTTACATTCATCTTCCGATGAAGAAGAAGTTAAAGGAGAGAAGGATAGGGGTAATGAAGAAAATGCTAAGGAGGAGGATAATTCAATGAGAATGGGAGAGACTGCAGTGCTTTCTGAGTCGTGCTCGTTTATAACTTCAAATGATGACGATTCTTCGAGTTCTACCACAGAACCTATGTCAAACATTTCCCCTAACGGTAGGTTCAAAAGAACAATTACTTATTGGGAGAAAGGTGAGCTTCTGGGGCGTGGATCATTTGGATCAGTTTTCGAAGGGATTTCTGA CGATGGATTCTTTTTTGCCGTGAAGGAAGTTTCATTGCTTGATCAAGGAAGTCAGGGGAAACAAAGTATTATCCAACTTGAACAT GAGATTGCTCTTTTAAGCCAGTTTGAACATGAAAACATAGTTCAGTATTATGGCACAGATAAG GATCAGTCAAAATTATACATCTTTCTTGAGCTTGTAACCAAAGGATCCCTTTTAAATCTATATCAGAGGTATCATCTCAGAGATTCTCAAGTCTCTGCATATACAAGACAGATTTTGCATGGATTGAAGTATCTTCATGACCAAAATGTGGTTCACAG GGATATCAAGTGTGCAAACATATTGGTGGATGCAAGTGGGTCAGTGAAGCTTTCAGATTTTGGGTTGGCAAAG GCAACCAAGTTTAATGATGTTAAATCATGCAAAGGGACAGCATTCTGGATGGCCCCCGAG GTTGTCAATAGGAAGGGTCAAGGGTATGGACTTCCTGCTGATATATGGAGCCTTGGTTGTACTGTGTTGGAGATGTTAACACGTCAGATTCCATACTATTATTTGGAACAT ATGCAAGCATTGTTTAGAATTGGCAGAGGTGAGCCACCTGCAGTTCCTGATTCATTGTCGAAAGATGCACGGGATTTTATCTTGCAATGCCTACAAGTAAATCCGGATGCTCGTCCAACTGCTGCTAAACTCTTGCAGCATCCATTTGTGAAGAGGTCTTTTCCCACACACTCAGGCTCAGCATCTCCTCATCTTGGTCGTCGGATATGA
- the LOC108452140 gene encoding probable calcium-binding protein CML29 — translation MAQLGSSLSAETETLSNVLSLVEAFRAFDSDNDGAINAAELGGILSSLGYNASEQDVRAMMREGDANKDGLLSMEEFLEMNTKDMELGELANFLRTAFQAFEVEGDDALTAADLYEVMGNLGIDQLSLEDCQSVIASMDADGDGAVSLEDFRLIINSLF, via the coding sequence ATGGCTCAACTAGGGTCGTCTCTGTCAGCAGAAACCGAGACACTGAGCAATGTCCTAAGCCTGGTGGAGGCCTTCAGAGCATTTGATTCAGACAACGATGGCGCAATCAATGCTGCAGAGCTGGGGGGAATCCTGAGTTCGCTGGGGTACAACGCTAGCGAGCAAGACGTGAGGGCCATGATGCGAGAAGGGGACGCCAACAAAGACGGATTACTGAGCATGGAAGAGTTCCTAGAGATGAACACCAAGGACATGGAGCTTGGGGAGCTTGCCAATTTCCTCAGGACCGCTTTCCAAGCTTTTGAAGTCGAAGGGGATGATGCTTTGACTGCTGCCGACTTGTATGAGGTTATGGGGAACCTTGGCATCGATCAGCTTTCCTTGGAGGATTGCCAGAGTGTTATTGCCTCCATGGATGCTGATGGTGATGGAGCTGTTAGCTTGGAGGACTTCAGACTCATAATTAATTCCTTATTTTAG